The proteins below come from a single Streptomyces spongiicola genomic window:
- a CDS encoding DUF6542 domain-containing protein, with amino-acid sequence MEQQRTGTPSRQPRPQAPLSQQAPLSKGALIEGASVQRVAARPGGPGQPDTPQRTGKRPARQGPPMVAALRRLPNPRLTGLGAGLFACTLMLVIGSVDQLLFDGSAVVYGVLFLPVSALTGFWVRSADLVTAPISVPIAFAVGLVPITGGSAGTGGPGGIGVEVMAVVTALAVQAGWLYGGTLVAGLIATVRKIRLMAARRRARRPSGPPRRV; translated from the coding sequence GTGGAGCAGCAAAGGACTGGTACCCCCTCGAGGCAGCCGCGGCCGCAGGCCCCTCTCTCGCAGCAGGCCCCCCTCTCCAAGGGCGCTCTCATCGAGGGCGCCTCGGTCCAGCGGGTCGCGGCCCGGCCCGGTGGACCCGGGCAGCCGGACACCCCCCAGCGGACCGGGAAGCGGCCCGCGCGCCAGGGTCCTCCGATGGTGGCCGCCCTGCGCAGACTGCCCAACCCGCGGCTGACCGGACTGGGCGCCGGGCTGTTCGCCTGCACCCTGATGCTGGTGATCGGCTCAGTCGACCAGCTCCTGTTCGACGGCTCCGCCGTCGTCTACGGGGTGCTGTTCCTGCCGGTCAGCGCTCTGACCGGGTTCTGGGTACGCAGCGCCGACCTGGTCACCGCACCGATCAGCGTGCCGATCGCGTTCGCCGTGGGGCTGGTACCGATCACCGGCGGTTCGGCGGGGACCGGCGGGCCCGGGGGCATCGGTGTCGAGGTCATGGCCGTCGTCACCGCGCTGGCCGTGCAGGCGGGCTGGCTGTACGGGGGCACGCTGGTCGCCGGGCTGATCGCGACCGTGCGGAAGATCCGGCTGATGGCGGCCCGGCGCCGTGCCCGCCGGCCCTCCGGGCCGCCGCGCCGCGTCTGA
- the ychF gene encoding redox-regulated ATPase YchF, whose amino-acid sequence MSLTIGIVGLPNVGKSTLFNALTKNDVLAANYPFATIEPNVGVVGVPDDRLGRLAEIFGSQRVLPATVDFVDIAGIVRGASEGEGLGNKFLANIRESDAICQVIRAFEDENVVHVDGRVSPRDDIETINTELILADLQTIEKVLPRLQKESRIKKDVAPKVAAVEAARDILEKGDTLFSHGIVQGSENAELLHDLHLLTTKPFLYVFNVDEDELTDDAFKDEQRALVAPAEAIFLNAKLEADLAELDEEDALELLQSVGAEEPGLTTLARVGFDTLGLQTYLTAGPKESRAWTIKKGATAPEAAGVIHTDFQKGFIKAEVISFADLVDTGSVAEARAKGKARMEGKDYVMQDGDVVEFRHGGTSGSGKK is encoded by the coding sequence GTGTCGCTCACGATCGGAATCGTCGGTCTGCCGAATGTCGGCAAGTCGACCCTGTTCAACGCCCTGACCAAGAACGACGTGCTGGCGGCCAACTACCCGTTCGCCACCATCGAGCCCAATGTGGGCGTCGTCGGCGTCCCCGACGACCGGCTCGGCAGGCTGGCCGAGATCTTCGGCTCCCAGCGGGTCCTTCCGGCGACGGTGGACTTCGTCGACATCGCGGGCATCGTCCGCGGCGCCAGCGAGGGTGAGGGCCTGGGCAACAAGTTCCTGGCGAACATCCGCGAGTCCGACGCGATCTGCCAGGTCATCCGGGCCTTCGAGGACGAGAACGTCGTTCATGTCGACGGCAGGGTCTCCCCCCGGGACGACATCGAGACGATCAACACCGAGCTGATCCTGGCCGACCTCCAGACCATCGAGAAGGTCCTGCCGCGGCTCCAGAAGGAGTCGCGGATCAAGAAGGACGTGGCCCCGAAGGTCGCGGCGGTCGAGGCGGCCAGGGACATCCTGGAGAAGGGCGACACCCTCTTCTCCCACGGCATCGTCCAGGGCTCGGAGAACGCCGAGCTGCTGCACGACCTGCACCTGCTGACCACCAAGCCGTTCCTCTACGTCTTCAACGTCGACGAGGACGAGTTGACCGACGACGCGTTCAAGGACGAGCAGCGCGCGCTGGTCGCCCCGGCCGAGGCGATCTTCCTCAACGCCAAGCTGGAGGCGGACCTCGCCGAACTCGACGAGGAGGACGCCCTGGAACTCCTCCAGTCCGTCGGCGCGGAGGAGCCCGGCCTGACGACCCTCGCCCGCGTCGGCTTCGACACCCTCGGCCTCCAGACCTACCTCACGGCGGGCCCCAAGGAGTCGCGCGCCTGGACCATCAAGAAGGGTGCGACGGCTCCCGAGGCGGCCGGTGTGATCCACACCGACTTCCAGAAGGGCTTCATCAAGGCCGAGGTGATCTCCTTCGCCGACCTCGTCGACACCGGCTCGGTCGCCGAGGCCCGCGCCAAGGGCAAGGCGCGCATGGAGGGCAAGGACTACGTGATGCAGGACGGGGACGTGGTGGAGTTCCGGCACGGAGGAACGTCTGGGAGTGGCAAGAAGTAG
- a CDS encoding malonic semialdehyde reductase: protein MSLVLDRTAQDLLFREAHTANTFTDEPVTEEQVQAVYDLVKYGPTAFNQSPLRVVLVRSAEARERLVRHMAEGNRPKTSTAPLVAILAADNEFHQELPALFPHYPQAKDAFFAERPVREQSAALNAALQAAYFIIGVRAAGLAAGPMTGFDSAGVKKEFLDDDHTPLMVVNIGRPGEHAWFPRSPRLPFDDVVTTV from the coding sequence ATGTCCCTCGTTCTCGACCGCACCGCCCAGGACCTCCTCTTCCGGGAGGCCCACACCGCCAACACCTTCACCGACGAGCCGGTGACCGAGGAGCAGGTGCAGGCGGTCTACGACCTGGTCAAGTACGGGCCCACGGCCTTCAACCAGTCCCCGCTGCGCGTCGTCCTGGTGCGCTCCGCCGAGGCCCGTGAACGTCTGGTGCGGCACATGGCCGAAGGCAACCGCCCCAAGACGTCCACCGCTCCGCTGGTGGCGATCCTCGCCGCCGACAACGAGTTCCACCAGGAGCTGCCCGCGCTGTTCCCGCACTACCCGCAGGCGAAGGACGCCTTCTTCGCCGAGCGCCCGGTCCGTGAGCAGTCCGCCGCGCTGAACGCCGCGCTCCAGGCCGCGTACTTCATCATCGGGGTCCGCGCAGCCGGTCTGGCCGCCGGCCCCATGACGGGCTTCGACTCCGCCGGTGTGAAGAAGGAGTTCCTGGACGACGACCACACCCCGCTGATGGTGGTCAACATCGGCAGGCCGGGCGAGCACGCCTGGTTCCCGCGGTCGCCGCGGTTGCCGTTCGACGACGTGGTCACCACCGTCTGA
- a CDS encoding 4-hydroxy-3-methylbut-2-enyl diphosphate reductase, with the protein MTATNARRVLLAAPRGYCAGVDRAVIAVEKALEQYGAPIYVRHEIVHNKYVVQTLEKKGAIFVETTEEVPEGSIVMFSAHGVAPVVHEEAAERKLATIDATCPLVTKVHKEAVRYAKDDFDILLIGHEGHEEVIGTTGEAPEHITLVDGPDDVDKVEVRDPSRVVWLSQTTLSVDETMETVDRLKTKFPLLVSPPSDDICYATQNRQIAVKQMGAEADLVIVVGSQNSSNSKRLVEVALGAGARDAHLVDYAREIDEAWLEGVSTVGLTSGASVPEVLVDEVLEWLSQRGFEDVEIVKAAEESITFSLPKELRRDLRAEASSLVDD; encoded by the coding sequence ATGACTGCAACGAACGCCCGCCGCGTCCTCCTCGCCGCACCCCGTGGCTACTGCGCGGGCGTGGACCGTGCCGTGATCGCCGTGGAGAAGGCCCTCGAGCAGTACGGCGCGCCGATCTACGTCCGCCACGAGATCGTCCACAACAAGTACGTGGTGCAGACCCTGGAGAAGAAGGGCGCGATCTTCGTCGAGACGACGGAGGAGGTGCCCGAGGGGTCCATCGTCATGTTCTCGGCGCACGGCGTGGCCCCGGTCGTCCACGAGGAGGCCGCCGAGCGGAAGCTGGCCACCATCGACGCGACCTGCCCCCTGGTCACGAAGGTCCACAAGGAGGCCGTGCGGTACGCGAAGGACGACTTCGACATCCTCCTCATCGGCCACGAGGGCCATGAGGAGGTCATCGGCACCACCGGCGAGGCCCCGGAGCACATCACCCTGGTGGACGGTCCCGACGACGTGGACAAGGTCGAGGTCCGTGACCCGTCCAGGGTCGTCTGGCTGTCCCAGACCACGCTGTCCGTCGACGAGACGATGGAGACCGTGGACCGGCTGAAGACCAAGTTCCCGCTGCTGGTCTCCCCGCCGAGCGACGACATCTGCTACGCCACGCAGAACCGCCAGATCGCGGTGAAGCAGATGGGTGCCGAGGCGGACCTGGTCATCGTCGTCGGCTCGCAGAACTCCTCCAACTCCAAGCGGCTCGTCGAGGTCGCCCTGGGAGCGGGCGCCCGCGACGCCCACCTCGTGGACTACGCCCGCGAGATCGACGAGGCCTGGCTGGAGGGCGTCTCCACCGTGGGCCTCACGTCGGGTGCGTCGGTGCCGGAGGTGCTGGTCGACGAGGTCCTCGAGTGGCTGTCGCAGCGCGGGTTCGAGGACGTCGAGATCGTGAAGGCGGCCGAGGAGTCGATCACGTTCTCGCTGCCCAAGGAACTCCGCCGGGACCTGCGGGCCGAGGCGTCGTCACTCGTCGACGACTGA
- a CDS encoding exodeoxyribonuclease VII small subunit encodes MTARTDKGTLGYEQARDELIDVVRRLEAGGTTLEESLALWERGEELAKVCRRWLDGARARLDAALTERDEPGGQGAPGAARTTADSGSGSDGVSGDVGGGEAGPGR; translated from the coding sequence ATGACGGCCAGGACCGACAAGGGCACACTCGGCTACGAACAGGCGAGGGACGAGTTGATCGACGTCGTGCGCCGGCTGGAGGCGGGCGGCACGACGCTGGAGGAGTCCCTGGCGCTGTGGGAGCGCGGCGAGGAACTGGCCAAGGTGTGCCGCCGCTGGCTCGACGGCGCCCGCGCACGGCTGGACGCGGCGCTGACGGAGCGGGACGAGCCCGGGGGCCAGGGTGCTCCGGGCGCTGCCAGGACGACCGCGGACAGCGGCAGCGGCAGCGACGGTGTGAGCGGGGACGTCGGCGGGGGCGAGGCCGGACCGGGCCGCTGA
- the ppgK gene encoding polyphosphate--glucose phosphotransferase encodes MNVFGVDIGGSGIKGAPVDLDRGELAEPRHKVLTPHPAGPEPVADCVAEVVRHFGWSGPVGVTFPGVVTGSVIRTAANVDKNWIDVDAAELLRERLGVPVTVLNDADAAGVAEMTFGAGKGRKGTVMLLTLGTGIGSALFMDGSLVPNTELGHLELHGHEAEKRASTKAKEDEGLSWEHWARRVQKYLAHLEMLFSPELFILGGGVSRKADKFVPLLHHIRAEIVPAQLRNNAGIVGAAMTAARHG; translated from the coding sequence ATGAACGTCTTCGGAGTGGACATCGGCGGATCGGGGATCAAGGGCGCCCCCGTGGACCTGGACCGCGGCGAACTCGCCGAACCCCGTCACAAGGTACTCACCCCGCACCCGGCCGGGCCCGAGCCGGTGGCCGACTGCGTCGCGGAGGTGGTGCGGCACTTCGGCTGGTCGGGCCCCGTCGGGGTCACCTTCCCCGGAGTGGTCACCGGCTCGGTCATCCGTACGGCCGCCAACGTCGACAAGAACTGGATCGACGTCGACGCCGCCGAACTGCTGCGCGAGCGGCTCGGCGTCCCGGTGACCGTGCTGAACGACGCTGACGCCGCGGGAGTGGCCGAGATGACCTTCGGGGCCGGCAAGGGCCGCAAGGGCACGGTGATGCTGCTGACCCTGGGCACGGGTATCGGCAGCGCGCTCTTCATGGACGGCAGCCTGGTGCCGAACACGGAACTCGGCCATCTGGAGCTGCACGGCCACGAGGCCGAGAAGCGGGCATCGACCAAGGCCAAGGAGGACGAGGGGCTGAGCTGGGAGCACTGGGCCCGCCGGGTCCAGAAGTACCTGGCCCACCTGGAGATGCTGTTCTCGCCCGAACTGTTCATCCTCGGCGGCGGGGTCAGCCGCAAGGCGGACAAGTTCGTTCCGCTGCTCCATCACATCCGGGCGGAGATCGTCCCGGCCCAGCTGCGGAACAACGCGGGAATCGTCGGAGCGGCCATGACGGCGGCCCGGCACGGCTGA
- the xseA gene encoding exodeoxyribonuclease VII large subunit — protein MGLTTSAEAPLPVGEVSRLIGGWIDRLGAVWVEGQITQLSRRPGAGVVFLTLRDPAYDISVSVTCYRQVFDAVADAVAEGARVVVHAKPEWYAPRGQLSLRAAEIRPVGIGELLARLERLKRSLGAEGLFAPDRKKPLPFLPQLVGLVCGRASAAERDVLENARRRWPAVRFEVRNAAVQGVRAVPQVIQAVQELDEHPGVDVIIVARGGGSVEDLLPFSDEQLVRAVADCRTPVVSAIGHEPDSPLLDLVADLRASTPTDAAKKVVPDVGEELDRVRTLRDRALRTVRGLLEREERGLQHCLHRRVMEHPHRMVEDREQETDALAARGRRVLGHLLDRADSELSHTRARVVALSPAATLERGYAVLQREDGTVVRAAREVSADEQLRARVAEGGFRVRVSGD, from the coding sequence ATGGGTCTCACTACGTCAGCCGAAGCCCCCCTGCCCGTGGGCGAGGTGTCACGGCTCATCGGAGGGTGGATCGACCGGCTGGGCGCGGTCTGGGTCGAGGGGCAGATCACCCAGCTGTCCCGCCGTCCCGGCGCCGGGGTGGTCTTCCTGACCCTGCGCGATCCCGCGTACGACATCTCGGTGAGCGTCACCTGCTACCGGCAGGTGTTCGACGCGGTCGCGGATGCCGTGGCCGAGGGCGCGCGCGTGGTCGTCCACGCCAAGCCCGAGTGGTACGCCCCGCGCGGGCAGCTCTCGCTCCGGGCCGCCGAGATAAGGCCCGTCGGCATCGGTGAGCTGCTGGCGCGGCTGGAGCGCCTGAAGCGGTCGCTCGGCGCCGAGGGCCTGTTCGCGCCGGACCGCAAGAAGCCCCTGCCGTTCCTGCCTCAACTGGTCGGCCTGGTCTGCGGGCGGGCCTCCGCCGCCGAGCGGGACGTCCTGGAGAACGCGCGGAGGCGGTGGCCCGCCGTCCGGTTCGAGGTGCGCAACGCAGCCGTCCAGGGGGTGCGCGCGGTGCCGCAGGTGATCCAGGCGGTGCAGGAGCTGGACGAGCACCCGGGCGTGGACGTGATCATCGTGGCGCGCGGCGGGGGCAGCGTGGAGGACCTGCTGCCGTTCTCCGACGAGCAGCTGGTGCGCGCGGTCGCCGACTGCCGCACTCCGGTGGTGTCCGCCATCGGGCACGAGCCCGACTCCCCGCTGCTCGATCTGGTGGCCGATCTGCGGGCCTCGACACCGACGGACGCCGCGAAGAAGGTCGTGCCCGACGTCGGCGAGGAGCTGGACCGGGTGCGGACGCTGCGGGACCGTGCCCTGAGGACGGTCCGCGGCCTGCTGGAGCGCGAGGAGCGGGGACTGCAGCACTGCCTGCACCGGCGTGTCATGGAGCATCCGCATCGGATGGTGGAGGACCGCGAGCAGGAGACGGACGCCCTGGCGGCCCGGGGCCGCCGGGTTCTGGGGCATCTGCTGGACCGCGCTGACTCCGAGCTGTCCCACACCCGCGCGCGCGTCGTCGCGCTGTCGCCCGCGGCGACGCTGGAGCGGGGGTACGCGGTGCTGCAACGCGAGGACGGCACGGTGGTGCGCGCGGCCCGAGAGGTGTCGGCGGACGAGCAACTGCGGGCGCGGGTCGCGGAGGGCGGGTTCCGGGTACGGGTGTCGGGTGACTGA
- a CDS encoding PIN domain-containing protein, translated as MNPVAPVDVVLDGSALLALGSGNVLASRLLYQAAGTGAWRVHVALAALAEADRIRTGLASHLGMLDQVVFHPLDLAAVLAASGHERSLGWCHTHHVAMPGPERLDGARVATVQPKAWDGAEVRVLDLTP; from the coding sequence GTGAACCCTGTCGCCCCCGTCGACGTAGTCCTCGACGGCAGCGCGCTGCTCGCTCTGGGCTCAGGCAACGTCCTGGCCTCCCGCCTTCTGTACCAGGCCGCTGGGACCGGGGCCTGGCGCGTCCACGTCGCGTTGGCCGCACTCGCTGAAGCGGACCGGATACGCACCGGACTCGCCAGCCACCTCGGCATGCTCGACCAGGTGGTTTTCCATCCGCTCGATCTCGCCGCAGTCCTGGCCGCCTCGGGCCACGAGCGGTCTCTGGGCTGGTGCCACACCCACCATGTGGCCATGCCCGGCCCCGAGCGCCTGGATGGGGCACGCGTCGCCACCGTCCAGCCCAAGGCCTGGGACGGGGCCGAAGTCCGGGTGCTCGACCTCACTCCCTGA